The Spirochaetota bacterium genome has a segment encoding these proteins:
- a CDS encoding DUF493 domain-containing protein: MKKEIQYPAEITFKSVFSHSPDLHEIIEAVLEEHGIDGQVTHRPSKNSRFISFTITAEFESETRLNEVCTRITSIEGFIMMI, from the coding sequence ATGAAAAAGGAAATCCAGTATCCGGCGGAAATTACATTTAAATCTGTTTTTTCCCACAGCCCTGACTTGCATGAGATTATTGAAGCTGTCCTGGAAGAGCACGGCATAGACGGTCAGGTAACCCACCGGCCGAGCAAAAACAGCAGGTTCATCTCTTTCACCATAACGGCAGAATTCGAATCTGAAACCCGCCTTAACGAGGTCTGCACGCGCATCACGTCCATTGAGGGATTCATCATGATGATATGA
- a CDS encoding MgtC/SapB family protein, with protein MEMINLTLLQPFIIAIFLGALLGFERSYTSRMEHEALDFIGGIRTYALVSLFGALASFLGEKYVQELLPIAFGGIIILVAVSYFISYFKHDESGITTEISVLICFFIGVTVQRNHLVLALFIAIVSTAILYLKRYMNRLGEKVENEDIRGTLLFAIITFIILVFDPDYNFHVKDIGALGSGIFEQYPEVADVKVINPYTVWLMVVLISAISFSGYIAIKILGSRKGIGLTGFLGGLASSTATTVTFSKRSAVAGHENLHVPYALAVLLACSTMFPRIIVEVLVVNPNLAPKLFIVMGLMMVAGFSFCFFLWKKSGEKKASDVTLTNPFNIMPAVKFGVIFALIIFIARITEVLAGDSGVYVISVLTGLSDVDPITLTMSKISRDDPSKLNQATVAITLAAFSNTIMKAGMAFFLGSKQFRKTVLIGFSITICAGIAGLVLVYLL; from the coding sequence ATGGAAATGATAAATCTGACACTGCTTCAGCCGTTCATTATAGCCATATTCCTGGGGGCCCTCCTGGGATTTGAGCGATCCTACACCTCGCGCATGGAACATGAAGCCCTTGACTTCATCGGCGGCATCCGGACCTATGCCCTGGTGTCGCTCTTCGGCGCCCTCGCGTCTTTTTTGGGGGAGAAATACGTCCAGGAGCTTCTCCCCATAGCCTTCGGGGGAATCATCATCCTCGTGGCGGTATCCTATTTTATATCGTACTTCAAGCACGATGAGAGCGGCATCACCACCGAAATAAGCGTACTGATCTGCTTCTTCATAGGGGTGACGGTTCAGAGAAACCACCTGGTCCTGGCCCTGTTCATCGCCATCGTATCAACGGCGATACTCTATCTGAAGAGATACATGAACCGCCTCGGGGAAAAGGTTGAGAACGAGGACATACGGGGGACACTTCTCTTCGCCATCATAACTTTTATTATCCTTGTTTTCGATCCGGACTATAACTTCCATGTGAAGGATATCGGAGCCCTGGGAAGCGGCATCTTCGAGCAGTATCCTGAAGTGGCGGACGTGAAAGTGATCAATCCCTACACCGTGTGGCTCATGGTGGTGCTCATATCGGCCATCAGTTTTTCGGGCTACATCGCCATCAAGATACTGGGATCGCGGAAGGGCATAGGGCTTACCGGTTTCCTGGGCGGCCTTGCATCGAGCACCGCCACCACCGTGACTTTTTCAAAACGGAGCGCCGTGGCCGGCCATGAGAATCTGCATGTTCCCTACGCGCTGGCGGTGCTCCTGGCCTGTTCGACCATGTTCCCCCGGATCATCGTGGAGGTCCTTGTGGTAAACCCCAACCTGGCGCCCAAGCTTTTCATCGTCATGGGTCTCATGATGGTCGCGGGCTTTTCCTTCTGTTTTTTTCTCTGGAAGAAAAGCGGTGAAAAGAAAGCCAGCGATGTCACACTCACGAACCCCTTCAACATCATGCCGGCAGTGAAGTTCGGCGTGATCTTCGCCCTGATCATATTCATAGCCCGGATCACGGAGGTGCTCGCGGGAGACAGCGGGGTGTACGTTATAAGCGTGCTCACCGGATTATCCGACGTTGATCCCATCACCCTTACGATGAGCAAGATCTCGCGGGACGATCCTTCGAAGCTGAACCAGGCGACGGTAGCCATTACCCTGGCCGCCTTTTCCAACACCATCATGAAAGCGGGGATGGCGTTTTTTCTCGGTTCAAAGCAATTCAGAAAAACGGTTCTGATCGGCTTCAGCATCACCATCTGCGCCGGTATCGCCGGACTGGTACTGGTGTACCTGCTGTGA
- the fsa gene encoding fructose-6-phosphate aldolase has product MKFFIDTADIKEIRRAKELGILDGVTTNPTLVSKIGRPYRDVLTEVAKEVDGPVSAEVISIDYDGMVREARDLAKIRSNINVKIPLIEEGLRAVKTLSSEGIKTNVTLCFNSLQALMAAKAGATFISPFIGRLDDIASEGMEVIEEIAAIYANYDFPTEIIVASIRNPLHIKHAALIGADIATIPFDVFQKIIKHPLTDIGLKKFLEDYGKIPK; this is encoded by the coding sequence ATGAAGTTTTTTATAGATACCGCCGATATCAAGGAGATCCGCAGGGCCAAGGAGTTGGGGATTCTGGACGGCGTAACCACGAACCCGACGCTGGTAAGCAAGATCGGAAGGCCCTACCGCGACGTGCTCACCGAGGTGGCCAAGGAAGTGGACGGTCCCGTATCGGCCGAGGTAATATCGATCGATTACGACGGCATGGTCCGTGAAGCTCGGGACCTGGCGAAGATACGGAGCAATATAAATGTCAAGATCCCCCTCATCGAGGAGGGCCTCCGGGCGGTCAAGACCCTCTCTTCCGAGGGAATTAAGACCAACGTGACCCTCTGCTTCAATTCATTACAGGCCCTCATGGCGGCGAAAGCCGGAGCCACCTTCATATCCCCCTTCATCGGCCGCCTGGACGACATTGCCTCAGAAGGAATGGAAGTGATAGAGGAGATAGCCGCCATTTACGCGAACTACGATTTTCCCACGGAAATCATAGTGGCCTCGATACGAAACCCTTTGCACATCAAGCATGCGGCGCTGATCGGCGCGGACATAGCCACCATCCCCTTCGATGTTTTCCAGAAGATAATAAAGCATCCGCTGACGGATATCGGCTTGAAAAAGTTCCTGGAGGATTACGGGAAGATCCCGAAATAG
- a CDS encoding CapA family protein yields MRSRALSVLSCSMLLLAALLFITKSVPAKNSQRFSILFVGDILLANEAERHIHKKGVDYPFWKIKEELLKYDFIFANMESPIMKRGTPVVKKPYIFRVKPEDAVCLKDLKIDVVSIANNHLMDYNSEGMEDTIATLDDLNIRHTGGGRNLDEARRPAVIRYGATSIVILAYCNRPPDEYYATDDDPGIAPLDLELIHEDIAAHRRDNAIVVISLHWGIEQTHVPQKEQIATAHAIIDAGADAVIGHHPHWPQGIELYRGRPIVYSLGNFINGYINPIERDNIAVGLYYNDRTLESIKVVPLAGRNRQIRFQPFILNGKKADGFLGLIRNLCRGLNTDMDIMGGYGYIDIAQKNASNSKGAMSPSAKPRNARNLPVQEASLKTGSR; encoded by the coding sequence ATGAGATCAAGAGCCCTATCCGTGTTATCCTGTTCGATGCTTCTTCTTGCCGCTCTTTTATTTATCACCAAGAGTGTGCCGGCAAAAAACAGCCAGCGCTTTTCGATACTCTTCGTCGGCGACATCCTTCTCGCCAACGAGGCTGAGCGTCATATACATAAAAAAGGCGTCGATTATCCCTTCTGGAAAATCAAGGAAGAGCTCCTGAAATATGATTTCATTTTCGCCAACATGGAATCCCCCATAATGAAGCGCGGCACGCCCGTCGTGAAAAAGCCCTACATCTTCCGGGTTAAGCCCGAAGACGCCGTGTGCCTCAAAGACCTCAAGATCGACGTTGTCTCCATCGCGAACAACCACCTCATGGATTACAATTCAGAAGGGATGGAGGACACCATCGCCACCCTGGACGATCTGAACATCCGCCACACCGGCGGCGGCAGGAACCTTGACGAGGCGCGCAGGCCGGCCGTCATCAGGTACGGCGCCACGTCCATTGTAATCCTGGCCTACTGCAACAGGCCGCCGGACGAATACTACGCCACGGATGACGATCCGGGCATAGCGCCCCTGGACCTTGAGCTCATCCATGAAGATATCGCCGCCCACAGGCGTGACAACGCCATCGTGGTCATCTCCCTCCACTGGGGGATCGAGCAGACCCATGTTCCGCAGAAAGAGCAGATTGCCACCGCCCATGCCATCATTGACGCGGGCGCGGACGCCGTCATCGGCCACCATCCCCACTGGCCCCAGGGAATAGAGCTCTACCGCGGCAGGCCCATTGTCTATTCCCTCGGCAATTTCATAAACGGATACATCAACCCGATCGAGCGCGACAACATCGCGGTGGGCCTGTACTATAATGACAGGACCCTTGAAAGCATCAAGGTGGTCCCCCTGGCGGGCCGGAACAGGCAGATACGGTTCCAGCCTTTCATCCTTAATGGGAAAAAGGCTGACGGGTTCCTGGGCCTGATCAGGAACCTCTGCCGCGGACTCAACACGGACATGGACATCATGGGCGGATACGGTTATATTGATATCGCGCAGAAAAACGCCTCAAACTCGAAAGGCGCCATGTCCCCTTCGGCAAAGCCCCGCAATGCCCGGAATCTTCCCGTTCAGGAAGCATCCCTCAAAACTGGAAGTAGATGA
- a CDS encoding M23 family metallopeptidase, which produces MNIAAMILPRSLKLVPFLLISILSSTTGLNAIDEDYIIAGQNTARKVIIRSSSALSASYRAAKAFDDGAGTCWISAQGPGPHWISVDFGAKRLMTSIIVRPGRKDGYHTLRHFKLQFLDGDWFDFAAVDTASRRGGAWSYKDAVEINLGGVDASTFRIFIPPEALAGNFASIAEIEIYLGSARVRCYDERLRGLSLPVKNAFLPAEDYCYPNAPRAYRGGRHAGIDIYRHHGENSYTPLPVTKDTPVYAADAGTVIKADRDYRAPDMSDWNRRSAHQMSHPTTFVKRSFGGRGVWIDHRNGIVTVYEHLSKIDRSIRVGGRVSQGDRIGWAGNSGLAGEAEGKDYGIHLHFEIWIDGSYLGTGLGPAEIRKYLNWIFFPEQ; this is translated from the coding sequence ATGAATATCGCCGCCATGATCTTGCCACGGTCGCTCAAACTTGTCCCATTTCTCCTGATATCGATCCTATCATCCACTACAGGCCTTAACGCTATTGATGAAGATTACATCATAGCCGGCCAGAATACGGCGCGCAAAGTCATTATCAGGTCCAGCTCTGCACTGAGCGCGAGCTACAGGGCGGCCAAGGCCTTTGACGACGGAGCAGGCACCTGCTGGATATCGGCCCAGGGTCCCGGACCCCACTGGATATCCGTGGATTTCGGCGCCAAGCGCCTCATGACCTCTATCATCGTACGGCCCGGCAGGAAGGACGGTTATCACACCCTGAGGCATTTCAAGCTCCAGTTCCTCGACGGAGACTGGTTTGATTTCGCCGCTGTTGACACGGCCTCGCGGAGAGGCGGCGCCTGGTCTTATAAGGACGCGGTGGAAATCAATCTCGGCGGCGTCGACGCCAGCACCTTCCGCATCTTCATTCCCCCCGAGGCGCTGGCGGGAAATTTCGCGTCCATTGCCGAGATCGAGATCTACCTCGGCTCGGCCAGGGTCCGGTGCTACGACGAGCGATTGAGGGGCCTCAGCCTCCCGGTCAAAAACGCCTTTCTCCCGGCGGAAGACTACTGCTATCCCAATGCCCCCCGGGCGTACCGCGGCGGCCGCCACGCCGGCATCGACATCTACAGGCATCACGGTGAAAATTCCTATACCCCGCTGCCGGTGACAAAGGATACGCCCGTTTACGCCGCCGATGCGGGCACCGTGATCAAGGCCGACCGGGACTACAGGGCCCCGGACATGTCCGACTGGAACAGGCGCTCCGCCCACCAGATGTCCCACCCCACGACCTTCGTGAAGCGCTCCTTCGGAGGCAGGGGAGTATGGATCGATCACCGGAACGGCATTGTCACCGTGTACGAACATCTTTCAAAAATCGACCGGTCCATCCGGGTCGGCGGCCGTGTCTCCCAGGGAGACCGTATCGGCTGGGCGGGGAACTCCGGCCTGGCCGGTGAAGCCGAGGGAAAGGATTACGGCATCCATCTTCATTTCGAGATATGGATTGACGGGTCCTATCTCGGCACAGGCCTGGGACCGGCTGAAATCCGCAAGTACCTGAACTGGATATTTTTCCCTGAACAATGA
- a CDS encoding OmpA family protein — MKKVFIAITLIISAVFIVSCAKEQVKEPDKVGANSALVSSSNEQLAKYPVTGFGYKSSKVPPQSWNNWAKVAAPVVKGIIAQLPDGYVLEVRGHTDGRGPESAEGNKPGNTKISTDRAKAVYDSLGKAGITSPKLTYRGVGSSEPLSGADPKGAEQRRVTFQVVPK; from the coding sequence ATGAAAAAAGTATTTATAGCAATCACACTTATCATATCAGCGGTCTTCATTGTATCCTGCGCGAAAGAACAGGTAAAAGAGCCTGATAAAGTAGGCGCTAATTCAGCACTGGTCTCTTCTTCAAACGAGCAGCTGGCGAAATACCCGGTTACCGGGTTCGGATACAAGAGCTCGAAGGTTCCCCCTCAGTCATGGAACAACTGGGCGAAAGTGGCGGCGCCGGTGGTGAAGGGCATTATCGCCCAGCTTCCCGACGGCTATGTCCTTGAAGTGCGCGGTCATACCGACGGACGCGGCCCGGAATCGGCCGAGGGGAACAAGCCGGGGAACACGAAGATATCCACTGACCGCGCCAAGGCCGTGTATGATTCCCTGGGCAAGGCCGGTATAACCTCCCCGAAGCTCACCTACCGCGGCGTCGGCTCCTCGGAGCCTCTTTCGGGTGCCGATCCAAAGGGCGCTGAGCAGAGAAGGGTGACCTTCCAGGTCGTTCCCAAATAA
- a CDS encoding fumarate hydratase produces MKTRTLQSYQITNAVVDLIYKASFILPYGVERRIDEMLKNEDSELARTTLKILQENSDIAGTEGLPLCQDCGMAIVFIEIGQSVLVEGNLIAAVNSGVEEAYRKFSLRKSIVADPLKRQNTGTNAPAFIHTDLVEGDTFTITVYLKGGGSENMSALRMFRPTDAMEAIIDYIADTVVAAGPNPCPPLFLGVGIGGTADMAMANAKKAVLREVGTRHGDPVYADLEKRIEERLNATGVGPLGFGGRSTVAQVFIREAPTHIATLPVALNLNCHSLRYGTAEL; encoded by the coding sequence ATGAAAACGCGGACGCTGCAATCATATCAGATCACCAATGCCGTGGTGGACCTTATCTACAAGGCAAGCTTCATCCTTCCCTACGGAGTGGAGCGGCGCATTGACGAGATGCTGAAGAACGAGGATTCGGAGCTGGCGCGGACTACGCTGAAAATTCTTCAGGAAAACAGCGACATCGCCGGAACCGAGGGGCTTCCCCTGTGCCAGGACTGCGGTATGGCCATAGTCTTCATCGAAATCGGCCAATCGGTTCTCGTCGAAGGGAACTTAATCGCGGCGGTCAACAGCGGCGTGGAGGAGGCCTATCGAAAATTCAGCCTTCGCAAATCGATCGTTGCCGATCCTCTGAAACGACAGAACACCGGGACCAACGCCCCCGCCTTCATACATACCGATCTTGTTGAGGGGGACACATTCACGATCACCGTGTATCTCAAGGGCGGGGGGTCGGAGAACATGTCTGCCCTCAGGATGTTCAGGCCCACCGACGCCATGGAGGCGATCATTGATTATATTGCCGATACCGTGGTCGCGGCCGGGCCCAATCCGTGTCCGCCCCTGTTTCTCGGCGTGGGGATCGGCGGCACGGCGGATATGGCCATGGCCAACGCTAAAAAGGCGGTTTTACGGGAGGTGGGAACCCGCCACGGCGATCCGGTGTACGCGGATCTGGAAAAGCGCATAGAGGAACGGCTCAACGCCACCGGCGTGGGCCCCCTGGGCTTCGGCGGCAGGTCCACCGTGGCACAGGTGTTCATCAGGGAAGCTCCCACCCATATCGCCACGCTCCCGGTGGCCCTTAACCTGAACTGCCATTCATTGCGATACGGGACGGCCGAGTTATAA
- a CDS encoding fumarate hydratase C-terminal domain-containing protein encodes MKEWNKIKTPFDASLIESLRSGGRFLLTGTVYAARDKAHQRLCAMAARGEELPFDPAGQVIYYMGPSPAPPGRVIGSAGPTTSSRMDPFTAEILKLGVKGMIGKGKRDAATRALLREYRAVYFATFGGAGAYLARRITGSDLVAFEDLGAEAIYRLRVEDFPIIVVNDIYGGDLYEDAIRKRQ; translated from the coding sequence ATGAAAGAGTGGAATAAAATAAAGACTCCCTTTGACGCGTCGCTGATAGAGTCGCTCAGAAGCGGTGGCCGATTTCTTTTAACCGGCACTGTGTACGCCGCCCGGGACAAGGCGCACCAGCGGCTCTGCGCCATGGCCGCCCGGGGCGAAGAGCTTCCCTTTGATCCCGCGGGCCAGGTCATCTATTACATGGGGCCGAGCCCGGCGCCGCCGGGGAGGGTCATCGGATCGGCGGGGCCCACCACGTCGTCCCGGATGGACCCTTTCACCGCGGAAATCCTGAAACTCGGCGTCAAGGGGATGATCGGCAAGGGAAAGCGCGACGCCGCGACCCGGGCTTTGCTCCGGGAATACCGGGCGGTGTACTTCGCCACCTTCGGCGGAGCCGGCGCGTACCTGGCCAGGCGCATTACCGGATCGGACCTCGTGGCCTTCGAGGACCTCGGGGCCGAGGCCATATACCGGCTCCGCGTCGAGGACTTTCCCATAATCGTAGTCAATGATATTTACGGCGGCGACCTCTATGAAGATGCGATTCGAAAAAGACAGTGA
- a CDS encoding CoA pyrophosphatase — MKMRFEKDSDFTEFKEELRRRLAARPNRDLEESGLKHSAVMMLLMNKGNEAHVLLTRRTDTVSTHKGQVAFPGGGMDDHDDDYRAIAYRETREEVGIGPKQIEYLGRFDDYISISGFHVTCFVGAIGYPYGYTLNRDEIESHFEAPLSMFVDQKYDRYEIYNYKGTDYRVFFYYHEGYEIWGLTARILTDFGEKICRD; from the coding sequence ATGAAGATGCGATTCGAAAAAGACAGTGATTTCACCGAATTCAAGGAAGAGCTCCGGCGCCGTCTCGCGGCGCGGCCGAACCGCGACCTGGAGGAGAGCGGACTGAAGCATTCCGCGGTGATGATGCTTCTCATGAACAAGGGAAACGAGGCCCACGTGCTCCTCACGAGGCGCACGGACACGGTGTCCACCCACAAGGGGCAGGTGGCGTTTCCCGGCGGCGGCATGGACGACCATGACGATGACTACCGGGCCATCGCGTACCGCGAAACCCGGGAGGAGGTGGGCATCGGCCCCAAACAGATCGAATACCTGGGCCGGTTTGACGACTACATATCCATTTCCGGCTTCCACGTCACCTGCTTTGTCGGCGCCATAGGCTATCCCTACGGGTACACCCTGAACCGGGACGAGATCGAGAGCCATTTCGAGGCGCCCCTGTCCATGTTCGTTGACCAGAAGTACGACCGCTACGAGATATACAACTACAAGGGGACCGATTACCGGGTTTTCTTCTACTACCATGAGGGATACGAGATCTGGGGCCTCACAGCGCGGATCCTTACGGACTTCGGGGAGAAGATCTGCAGGGATTAA
- the tnpA gene encoding IS200/IS605 family transposase: MSHTYSTLIYHLVFVVKYRSPLITPEILERLRALFGKKSAELDSFIHIVNGHRDHVHVLISSSPKASVSHLAKHLKGYSSFMMKDLRWQNGYAAFTVDERSFQRVFGYIKNQEKHHAAPWPRV; the protein is encoded by the coding sequence ATGAGCCACACGTACAGCACATTGATCTATCATCTTGTTTTCGTTGTCAAATATCGTTCGCCTTTGATTACGCCGGAGATACTTGAACGGCTGCGGGCATTGTTCGGGAAAAAGTCAGCTGAACTGGACAGCTTTATACACATAGTCAACGGCCACAGGGATCATGTCCATGTGCTGATATCATCATCGCCGAAGGCGAGCGTGTCCCATCTGGCGAAGCATTTGAAAGGCTATTCTTCGTTCATGATGAAGGATTTGCGATGGCAAAACGGATACGCTGCCTTTACCGTTGATGAGAGATCATTTCAAAGGGTGTTTGGATATATCAAGAACCAGGAGAAGCATCATGCGGCCCCCTGGCCCCGGGTTTAA
- a CDS encoding glycosyltransferase family 4 protein, with the protein MSIHIRLIIQQERLSGFNKKLHCNPNFIFYNGSINNHCRFSLIAMSKKVLLIPNMPGWSLEKNARDIINFNHSDLYFEICQFGDFIHNSADLYNEFDLIYPMTNRLFDEFLIRGLPVDKVITGIRSFVSWDKGKTVPPGYNAKPPDGFIRRMKKALLVNTNCLKLWYIFSRHLPVVYTKYTCDLEVFYPDKRKRDTDKLVVGWTGSLTNNENEKTQYRGFHDIIKPACEMVDGIELRPQIAEMEWIRDDHRMREYYNSIDLYICASKSESGPRPVLEAAACGVPSLTTDVGLVPELIENNINGIVVERSVEAMVEKLKYLSANRELLPLMGRKVRQKMEEDFQWKKIIPQWIDFFQRALNLHDIKEKLAIK; encoded by the coding sequence GTGTCAATACATATTAGGCTCATCATTCAGCAGGAGAGATTATCCGGTTTCAATAAAAAATTACATTGTAATCCAAATTTCATTTTTTATAATGGATCAATAAACAATCATTGCCGGTTTTCTTTGATAGCTATGAGTAAAAAAGTACTATTGATTCCTAATATGCCCGGATGGTCCCTGGAAAAAAACGCCAGGGATATTATCAATTTTAACCATTCAGACCTCTATTTTGAGATATGCCAGTTTGGTGATTTCATACATAATAGCGCCGACTTATACAACGAGTTTGATCTCATTTATCCAATGACGAATCGTCTTTTTGATGAATTCCTGATTCGGGGCCTGCCTGTTGACAAGGTCATCACGGGCATACGGTCCTTTGTTTCGTGGGATAAAGGCAAGACAGTGCCTCCGGGTTATAATGCGAAGCCTCCCGATGGATTCATCAGGCGCATGAAAAAAGCCCTCCTTGTCAATACCAACTGCCTCAAGCTCTGGTACATATTTTCGCGGCATCTGCCTGTGGTTTATACAAAATACACCTGTGACCTTGAAGTTTTTTATCCTGATAAGCGCAAAAGAGACACGGATAAACTGGTGGTCGGCTGGACCGGGAGCCTCACAAATAATGAGAATGAAAAAACACAGTACAGGGGCTTTCATGATATTATCAAGCCGGCCTGCGAAATGGTCGATGGAATCGAGCTGCGCCCCCAGATTGCCGAGATGGAATGGATCAGGGACGACCACAGGATGCGTGAATATTATAATTCAATCGATCTGTACATCTGCGCTTCAAAGAGCGAGAGCGGCCCACGGCCGGTCCTGGAGGCGGCTGCCTGCGGCGTTCCTTCACTCACAACCGATGTGGGACTGGTTCCGGAATTGATTGAAAACAACATAAACGGCATTGTTGTTGAAAGAAGTGTGGAAGCAATGGTGGAAAAGCTGAAATACCTTTCCGCCAACCGTGAACTTCTCCCATTGATGGGAAGAAAGGTTCGGCAAAAAATGGAGGAGGATTTTCAATGGAAAAAAATCATACCCCAGTGGATAGATTTTTTTCAAAGGGCTCTGAATTTACATGATATTAAAGAAAAATTAGCTATAAAATAA